A single genomic interval of Cupriavidus necator harbors:
- a CDS encoding PRC-barrel domain-containing protein, which translates to MTRVQPEPPEERPPHGASIVGGIDRDSPGPGPFVMAADTLEGNKVVDPAGDDIGTIDHIMIDVLGGRVAYAVLAMGGFLGIGEKLFALPWSALTLDTRRKCFVLGVERDRLKAAPGFDKDHWPSMADSQWATSIHQYYGISPYWEADRYDPWDDKRR; encoded by the coding sequence ATGACCCGAGTCCAACCTGAGCCCCCTGAAGAACGGCCGCCGCACGGCGCATCCATCGTCGGCGGCATCGACCGCGATTCCCCGGGCCCTGGCCCATTCGTGATGGCAGCCGACACGCTCGAGGGCAACAAGGTGGTTGACCCCGCCGGCGACGATATCGGCACCATCGACCACATCATGATCGACGTGCTGGGTGGGCGCGTGGCCTACGCGGTGCTGGCCATGGGCGGCTTCCTTGGCATTGGTGAAAAACTCTTCGCCTTGCCGTGGTCGGCGCTCACGCTCGATACGCGGCGCAAGTGTTTTGTGCTTGGTGTTGAAAGGGATCGGCTCAAGGCCGCGCCGGGGTTTGACAAGGACCACTGGCCCAGCATGGCGGATTCGCAGTGGGCGACCAGCATTCACCAGTATTACGGGATTTCGCCTTATTGGGAGGCGGATCGGTATGACCCTTGGGATGATAAGAGGAGGTGA
- a CDS encoding sensor histidine kinase, giving the protein MTQHPPQSAMPDAPLSSPAGAVRSVQEVSALIEQSAHDLRSSLNAIQSWAYVLDRAFDTMPAPAQRALDGIRFGMQQQLALIEEMEEAVRLLADESAPRWQRLDLLALTAQAIADRRPTAEARGVLLSPVATDGAADSSEAAYLIDGDAERLAPLLRHLLVHCIWRAPAGGSVGVQVLSEPDHVKLRITESPPLDQQRSASRLTALTDFFGRRAAPDGATPARQSSALLLTRRMVEMHGAALSAESDGCDNDRIRVCIAVRFPRHMSA; this is encoded by the coding sequence ATGACGCAGCACCCCCCGCAATCCGCGATGCCGGACGCTCCGCTTTCCTCGCCGGCCGGCGCCGTGCGCAGCGTGCAAGAGGTGAGCGCGCTGATCGAGCAATCGGCGCATGACCTGCGTTCGTCGCTGAACGCCATCCAGAGCTGGGCCTACGTGCTGGACCGTGCCTTCGATACCATGCCGGCGCCCGCGCAGCGCGCGCTGGACGGGATTCGCTTCGGCATGCAGCAGCAGCTGGCGCTGATCGAGGAGATGGAAGAGGCCGTGCGGCTGCTGGCCGACGAGAGCGCACCGCGCTGGCAGCGCCTGGACCTGCTGGCGCTCACGGCCCAGGCCATTGCCGACCGGCGTCCCACCGCCGAAGCCCGTGGCGTGCTGCTGTCGCCGGTCGCCACTGACGGTGCGGCGGATTCGTCGGAAGCAGCCTATCTGATCGATGGCGACGCCGAGCGGCTGGCCCCGCTGCTGCGGCACCTGCTGGTGCATTGCATCTGGCGCGCGCCGGCCGGCGGCTCGGTCGGCGTGCAGGTGTTGAGCGAGCCGGATCACGTGAAGCTGCGCATTACCGAGAGCCCGCCGCTGGACCAGCAGCGCAGCGCCAGCCGGCTGACCGCGCTGACCGATTTCTTCGGGCGCCGGGCGGCGCCGGACGGCGCGACCCCGGCCCGGCAGAGCAGCGCGCTGCTGCTGACGCGCCGCATGGTCGAAATGCACGGGGCGGCGCTGAGCGCGGAAAGCGATGGCTGCGATAACGACCGGATCAGGGTTTGCATCGCCGTCAGGTTCCCGCGCCACATGAGCGCCTGA